A stretch of Meriones unguiculatus strain TT.TT164.6M chromosome 13 unlocalized genomic scaffold, Bangor_MerUng_6.1 Chr13_unordered_Scaffold_139, whole genome shotgun sequence DNA encodes these proteins:
- the LOC110543345 gene encoding zinc finger protein 844-like, producing NSITYDDVNVYFTQEEWALLDPSQKSLYKDVMIETYKHLTAIGIKGVTINKNPMNVISVGKPFHNTEISEGIKEHILERSPTNVVNAVKPFHNWVHSKCIKEHILERNPINVISVVKPLLVVVLSRDMKEFILERNPTNVISVVKPLHNPMLSNLQRHKGTHNGEIPYEYNQNAIYQRTGEGAQGEMVMV from the exons AATTCTATCACCTATGATGATGTGAATGTGtacttcactcaggaagagtgggctttgctggatccttcccagaagagtctctacaaagatgtgatgatagagacctacaagcaccttacagccatag GCA TCAAGGGGGTAACTATAAAT aaaaaccctatgaatgtaatcagtgtgggaaagccttttcacaacacggaaatctcagaaggcataaaagaacacatactggagagaagccctacaaATGTAGTCAAtgcggtaaagccttttcacaactgggtacactccaagtgcataaaagaacacatactggagagaaaccctataaatgtaatcagtgtggtaaagcctttgcttgTTGTAGTCctctccagagacatgaaagaattcatactggagagaaaccctacgaatgtaatcagtgtggtaaagcctttacacaatCCAATGCTCTCCAA TCTTCAAAGACATAAAGGAACACATAATGGAGAAATACCCTACGAATATAATCAAAACG